The segment ATACATATATTGCATATTTGTGTAAGTGTGTTGGCAGTTTTCAAACATAagcataaaaacaaacaagattACTAATTACTTGCAAATAGGtataaaatacaaacaacataagTGCTCGTGCATGTACAGACCATGCACTGACTATAGCAATTTATTCACTTGTGTTTAACTATCTTTTAACACCAGATGGAGCAAATAAAGAGGAACATTTCCAAACACTTGGTGACATAATGAGACCTCAGTTCGTATAGAATGTTTTTAGCTTTGTTTTGATGAGAACTCtagaataaaggtttcaaaatactgTTTTGGAGTTTCCGTCAGTAATCTGCAGTAGAGAATAAAAGTTTTGATGTTAGCCCCAAGCAGACGTTATATCCATTCTTTTAATTTTAGTTTGAGTTTCCTATTTATTTCATCTCGCATTTGCCCACATGGCCGTTATCTTACCGTGGTTGCTAGCTCAACTTGTTAGCTGAAGCTGACATGAAGGCAGGAGCAGGtgagtgtacaacccctggcaataattatggaatcaccggccttggaggatgttcattcagttgtttaattttgtagaaaaaaagcagatcatagacatgacacaaaactaaagtcatttcaaatggcaactttctggctttaagaaacactataagaaatcaggaaaaataattgtggcagtcagtaacggttactttttttagaccaagcagagggaaaaaaatatggactcactcaattctgaggaaaaaattatggaatcaccctgtaaatttccatccccaaaactaacacctgcatcaaatcagatctgctcgttagtctgcatctaaaaaggagtgatcacaccttggagagctgttgcaccaagtggaccgacatgaatcatggctccaacatgagagatgtcaactgaaacaaaggagaggatcatcaaactcttaaaagagggtaaatcatcacgcaatgttgcaaaagatgttggttgttcacagtcagctgtgtctaaactctggaccaaatacaaacaacatgggaaggttgttaaaggcaaacataatggtagaccaaggaagccatcaaagcgtcaagacagaaaacttaaagcaatatgtctcaaaaatcgaaaatgcacaacaaaacaaatgaagaacgaatgggaggaaactggagtcaacgtctgtgaccgaactgtaagaaactgcctaaaggaaatgggatttacatacagaaaagctaaacgaaagccatcattaacacctaaacagaaaaaacaaggttacaatgggctaaggaaaagcaatcgtggactgtgaatgactggatgaaagtcatattcagtgatgaatctcgaatctgcattgggcaaggtgatgatgctggaacttttgtttggtgccgttccaatgagatttataaagatgactgcctgaagagaacatataaatttccacagtcattgatgatatggggctaaatgtgaggtaaaggcactggggagatggctgtcattacatcatcaataaatgcacaagtttacgttgatattttggacacttttcttattccatcaattgaaaggatgtttggggatgatgaaatcatttttcaagatgataatgcatcttgccatacaacgaaaactgtgaaaacattccttgcaaaaagacacatagggtcaatgtcatggcctgcaaatagtctggatcttaatccaattgaaaatctttggtggaacttgaagaaaatggtccatgacaaggctccaacctgcaaagctgatctggcaacagcaatcagagaaagctggagccagattgatgaagagtactgtttgtcactcattaagtccatgcctcagagactgcaagctgttataaaagccagaggtggtgcaacaaaatactagtgatgtgttggagcgttcttttgtttttcatgattccataattttttcctcagaattgagtgattccatatttttttccctctgcttggtctaaaaaagtaaccgttactgactgccacaattatttttcctgatttcttatagtgtttcttaaagccagaaagttgctatttgaaatgactttagttttgtgtcatgtctatgatctgctttttttctacaaaattaaacaactgaatgaacatcctccgaggccagtgattccataatttttgccagggtttgtagtTCAACTAAACCTTTAACCTCTAAATCTATAAACGACTCACAGCCACTTGATCTGAACTCAATCACTGCACTTGCACCAGTGTCCACATGCACACAATACAATGACATATTCCATTGTATTTGCTAAACAATACAGAAACCCCAAACCTTCTGATAAACAAAAAGGGCAGCGTTTCTTTTTTCTCCCTTCGATTTTCTTCTTAAGACTGTATAACCACAGAGACTCGCTCGCCTCATCATGTATTCTgtatcattttgtttgttttcttggaTCCATTTTATCGACATCTGCTCCTCTCACTGCTGCGAGTCGTCGTGCTGCTGATCAGCAAAGTCACCTCTGGTCAAAGCCCGCCAGCGCTTTCTATTATGCGCTTTATTTGAACTGGCAGGTTGGACAACAAAGATGTATGCACAACGGAGTCTCCAATATATCAAAGTCCCCCTGACACTCTGACGCGATTCACAGCAGAGCGAGGCCATCGTGATGAGAAGGGTAAACAAATATGTGCCTTACCTCCGGTGCCTTTTAGAGCCGGTTTGGCTCCGGTCAAAGTCAACAGCCCGCCTGGTTTTAGGTGCTTAGCGGCGAGCTGGCTGGAGATCGCCGAGGTCCACACGCTCTGTTTCCACACCAGATCTATGTTTTTGAATAAGTCTGACAGACaccaaaaatgttttaaaaatcaggCGTGTTTGTCATCAGATATCTTTTAAATTCAGATCAATCAGATTTAGCTCATTATCGCGTCTAAGAGCAACAACCCAGAACAGATTTCAGGGACATTTTCTCAAAATTTATTCCACAGTGGATTTCCAGTCCGGTCCTCTGTATCCAAAAGGCTGCTTTGTTTGACAGCATTTATTAAAATCAATCTTTTTCAAACATATGACACACTTCAAAAAACACAAAATGCATACTTTCACTTTTTTATGGATATTGTTTTTAGGTGTACACTGATTAGAGATTATGGATTAGTATCAGTCTACAATgagataaaaaaaattactggatctgaaCAGGGCTGCAATTAATAATTGCCATAATTGATAAATTATCTTCTCAAATAGTTgttaggtccataaaatgtcaaaaaggGATGAAAAACATTGATCAGTGTTATCCAGAGACCACAATGACCCCCTTCAaatttcttgttttgtccacagctcAAAGAAATTTACTTTACTCCCAGAGAAGGACTAGGTTAGTGAGCTACtaaaataaagtagaaaaaatacatttaagctgaaatcaaagaatttgattttttttgtaaTGACTCAATATGATTAATCGACTATCAAATAGTTGATTAATTTAACAGACAAAAAATCAAGACTCTgatattgaaaatttaaaaatctaGAATAAAAAAATGATTCAATGCGAGTCATCTACTTGACATCTGACTCATTGtgtgtcattgtgtgtgtgtgttttttaatgtaTTCCTTTAGGGCAATACAATACTGGTTTCACAGTCTGACTTGATGTTTTCTTAGATGGCTAGGTTCGCAAAGTATATCCAAACAAGTATAGTTATTAACAGATTAGTCATTTTAAAACGAGGAAAACTCTGTCACATTGGTATCAGTAGATACTGAAGATTCCGGAATTGGTATAACACCAGATACGAAAAAGCGATATTGTGCCATCCCTAACTGTAACAGCAAATTTTTAAGATGTACTACCCAATTATGCATTTAATAACAGCTATTGTCGAAAATcataaaagaaaaatgtttcaaagtatctactactataagcaacaggtccgCTGTGTTCCACAGCAGCTTGtacccaaggttcttgaaatggagcaatatctccacccgaTGGACACTTTACAACAGTATTTCACAAAGAGTTCCAGTATATTATATGGAAGGACTCAGGGAGGATTATGCAGAACTTTGAGAGTTTAAAATTTTAGTCCCAAGTATCCAGTAATCCATCACTGCTTACTGAAAATCTGTCCAAACTCAAACATATGTTCTTCTCACAGGGATCAGTAACTTGAACAGAAAAGGTGTTTGGACAAGGGTGTTACTCTTGTAAGTAGTTTGAATTAGACAAGAGCAGTTTTTTTTAGTTTAAcgtcaaattatttattttgtctgtatCGTTAACAGTGTGCTCGACTACACAGATAAGCCCACTATACTGTACTTCTCATGTTTACATCTCCAGGGCTGTGAAACGAAAACTgtaaaatctgaggaaaatttgcttgggggggtacagctccccaggagctggggtctagggccctgtgcgGCCCCAGAATTaagtttttatctaatgatactttttcagcatctcctggaagaacaaatctaaaAATTAGTGGCTATTTAAattatcctatattcaaccttttatttgacctgtcaatgatgatgttgaaataacagaatatgacgtggaagtaggacctggaatgattttccttttaactgtaaaccaaattatgcattaactcagaacaattaaactacatgaaatttatgaagactgaaaagactgttacagcatttcaaaaaacacagctaaaccttgtagaatatttggaaaatcatggtaaaatatcaataacataccttatagtaaaaagtcacttatattcttgtgtaaattcatgcagcctaaatccagtcaaagccacaatgtcttttttacagtgaaagaaagtctacattagtgaaaaaagtcacataatcttgtctaaaatcctgtttgaacagcagaatgtttattttccagggagataaaAATTCTTACGGTGTTTCCTAAAAGagaacagttcacttttcccgtttcttttatctttcaggtgtgttgatgaagccagcgacaattccacggattcttgtcctttttttaaacagtctttctcgccatcttctctctgtgcgacgtcgctccatgacacagacattctgcacaaatcttcttttaaaaacttgacagCTCTAAAAGTttaggatgtccacatgctaagtttagcttaagcgtcgcacaggagccacacagcgtcgctgcagcaaccaaccagtcctgctttacgacaactgttgtaacagctacgctttgagtggcatttttcctccatgAAACTGCAGATctaaggaaactgatttgtatctgtaacacacagatcagtgtccgcggaattataaaacttacacaatgttgtaaaaaaagagaacgctttgcgataagcatttcaaaaactcagtgatgttcatgattaaagagtgcatcactaacacccccccccatgatgaaatccgcggaatcccacGGAATCCCGTGgacccgcggagttttcacagccctgcatctcacaacaacaaaacatgatgtttgactttctttgttaatcttCGGGACACTACTACAGGAGTCAAAGACGCGGAACGTATGGAGGCGTGAACTACACAACTGTTGCTGGAGCATGTGCTTGAAGTACCTCTTGGAAGATGGaatttgacagaaacattttatTTGAACAAACACTAcgtgcaaaacaaaaaaaacctttaaaaaaaatcaaaacagtgACAGCAAGATGAAGCCTCATTGAAATATATAGGCTTCAATTTCTTATACTCCAAACAACCTCCCAGCCAATTTCTTCACCAAAAGCTTCATTACTTGAGGCTTCAATTAACAGCTTGGaccatctactggtcaaataatgTATAGCACACTTACTAAGATATTACAAGCTGGAGGCCAGACAGTACAGTATTTGCAAACATACAACAGCATGCAGTTTTACTGACAAGCTAGAAAAAACTATAGTCGGCATctatctacgagggctgtcaataaagtaacggtcctttttatttttttcaaaaactatatggatttcattcatatgtttttacgtcagacatgcttgaaccctcgtgcgcatgcgtgagtttttccacgcctgtcggtgacgtcattcgcctgtgagcactccttgtgggaggagtcgtccagcccctcgtcggaattcctttgtctgagaagttgctgagagactggcgcgttgtttgatcaaaattttttctaaacctgtgagacacatcgaagtggacacggttcgaaaaattaagctggttttcagtgaaaattttaacggctgatgagagattttgaggtgagactgtcgctttaaggacttttcacggtgcgagacgtcgcgcagcgctctcaggcggcgtcatcagcctgttcaagctgaaaacctccacatttcaggctctattgatccaggacgtcgtgagagaacagagaagtttcagaagaagtcggtttcagcattttatccggatattccactgttaaaggagatttttttaatgaaagacgtgcggacgggtccgcgcgtcgggacgcagccgccgcgacgctccgccacaggaaaaacacctctgttgaaagccttaaggacaagttggaacatgtcctgcctgttaaacaatttctcatatactcactccactgaaagccatcaaaagccgcctggattttacaaatggttatcaacacggaggtgtttttcctgtgccgccgcacggcGTCGggaccgtccgcacgtctttcattaaaaaaatctcctttaacagtggaatatccggataaaatgctgaaaccgacttcttctgaaacttctctgttctctcacgacgtcctggatcaatagagcctgaaatgtggaggttttcagcttgaacaggctgatgacgccgcctgagagcgctgcacgacgtctcgcaccgtgaaaagtccttaaagcgacagaatcacctcaaaatctctcatcagccgttaaaattttcactgaaaaccagcttaatttttcgaaccgtgtccacctcgatgtgtctcacaggtttagaaaaaattttgatcaaacaacgcgccagtctctcagcaacttctcagacaaaggaattccgacgaggggcgggatgactcctcccacaaggagtgctcacaggcgaatgacgtcaccgacaggcgtggaaaaactcacgcatgtgcacaagggttcaagcatgtctgacgtaaaaacatatgaatgaaatccatatagtttttgaaaaaaataaaaaggaccgttactttattgacagccctcgtattcaccAATCCTCCCTCCTCCCCTCACAGCCTTTTTACATTGTGCTTTGTCACATGTGACAGAGTCCATTTTGGACATGCAACATTTGTAAATGACACCTTCAAAAAACATTTCATCCTGATTTTGATAAACATCATAAATGCTTGTTTAAGTTGAAATTTATTCATGCGTTTCTACAGGGAACAGAACGGCTGATAACTAGCACCAAAGCAAATAAAGGCTTCAACTCTGACCTTTGGAGGCACAGTTTCCTCCCGCCCATCCTCCTGCAACACATAAGATAGCATCCACTTTCTGTTCTCCCAACACTTGGCCCACCTCTGTCATCACCTGCACAAAATTACAAACAGCCAACACCTTTTTAATACCTTAGGCCATAGATTTGGACACATAAATGTGTTTATGACAGACTGACGCTTTTGAGTTTTAAGCAGCATTTCAATGGAAGGGGGGGGAGCATATGGAGAATGCATAACTTTTTGTAATTGTGACAGTCGATACCACGTCATAAACTATAGTAACATAAGAGAAATGCAACAAATGCATCCTGTATTTTCttagcttaaaaaaaaataaaataaaataaaataggtgtaacaccattttctggcagataaGATTAGAAAAATGATACTTTTTACATTCATGCTGAAGCTTAATCCTgcctaccattattattattattattaatttttaagTCATCAGAGCTGCTGTGGCAGAAGAACACCCCCCCATGACACAAAAACCTTTAAACAGAGTTGCCAGATTGGGTTATATTGGGAAATATTAGGCCAACTCCGACCTTCAGTCCTGTGCTGCTGCTTTCGATTGGTTACCCCTTAATTATTTTCCATGTCTGGCATTATTTCCACTCTGAGCCATTTTGGACAATATGCTTCATCTGTGACAAAATAATGATGGAACGGGAGATTAGCTTTTGTTGTTGTAACAGATTTATGATATTTAATTTAACATGCAATGCCAGGCGGTTCGTTGTATCAAAAGCTATTCCGACTGCATCAAGTGTGACAGTTTAATTCAGCgagtgccatttctggtttttgTCATCTGCAGAGTATTAGCCATGTTACGACCCATCTCTCTGctgcagattttatttattacaCAGCACTTTGTGGGTGTCTTTATCTTTTTTGCATACACACTGGGTGCATGTAAAAGTGTCAGCCCCAATGTCACaatgtcatatttatttatttattggtgtaAAAAAAATGGAAGCCAAAGGGTTTTCAATTGAGGCATTCACCTACTGTTGTACATGTTGCATATATATGTTCAACTCTggctgaacaaaaacacaatattaTGGAATAAACAAAAGGTTATGTCACCCAGGAAACATACCAAAGTGTTTATTTAACTTCTTGCTTCCTATGTTTCAAGTCCCAGTATCACATACTTTTTTTTCCCCGACATGCATTTTGCACGTGCATAAATTGGAAAATTGAGCACGATATGGCACATATCAATAACCCCCCCACCAATGAAAATATTTCCCCTTCCTGAAACCATACCATCTTTGGGAAAAAATTGTATGACATAATTATAATGAAATCTTTTCTTACAATAATAATATTGCCCCATTATGCAACAATACATTCTCACATTGTACATTTGTTTTATTCATTTGGTATATATCGTAAGCAATTATATGCACACATGTTTTGAGAGGGGGAAATATTTTCACGGGCGGAGGGGGGGAATGATATGTGACGAATCAGCTCAGTTTTCCGACTTGCGCACATGTGCAAAATGCGTGTTGGGAAAAGAAAAATACAGCGGAAAGAAAAGTACCTGACACTGGTCAGAGTTCTCGGTGGCCCTATATCTTTCTTTTAAAGAcacaatttaaaatatgttcagaaataaaatttaaaaaacaatctGGCATCATCAGAATATTTTGAATGAATTTAAATGTTGGAAGtatattgacttttttttttttacactaacaTAATGCATGTGATGGTAAAGATCACTAAGGCTCAACACTAACAGGAggataaattattttaataagGGTGATGGCTGGCTATTTACAAGAatgggaggtggtggcgtaatggtttgcaCGTTGGATTGGGATCATGCCTGGGATCTGGGTTCGCTTCCTGATCGCAGCCAAGCTTAGCTCTCAACTCTGAACAGGGGCAGTGGGGAGGAGAGACACGTGCCGTGGATCTTTCTGGAAATAAGCTGCTAATAAGTGCTTTCGTTGGCTATCCACGTTAAATAAGATCCACTTCATTGTACGTGTTTCTTAAGTTTCAACACTGTGTCGACGAAATTTTAGCCAAACAATCTGGCAACAGGATGAAACTTTATGTTAACACACCTGGCACCTTCAGTTTGACATTAATGACAACCCACACTCTGGTTTTCTCACCTGTTCCGCTTGCTCGTTTAAACAGTTAGTCGCCTTCACAATCACGTTTTCGTTGGCCTCCTCGTTAGCCGTCATGTCGATGTTCGCGACCCACTGAGGatttgacacagacacacagaagcgtgttagcctgttagcatccgCCGCGCCGCAGCTTTGTGAGCGTCACTCACCCATCCTTTGGATTTAAAATGTTGAACACACACAGAGCCGAGAGCTCCTCTCCCACCGTACACGATAACCCGGTTCGTTGAAGCCATGCTTTTGAGACTGAGAAGAGATTTGCGAGCTaaagcagacagagagagaagagtTTGACAGACGGAGAAAGGAAAAGGGGGCGGAGCCGCCGTGTGCAACAGGTTGGAAGGGTGCTGCGTTCAGGGACTATTGGAGAAACCACGTACGGGATGAGTCAAAACGTGTGCAGTTTTTATTTGTGATCCATACGTTTTGTTGTTTAAATACCAATGATAAATAAGCAGCGGTGGCATTTGGTGGTCGCCTCGGTTATAGAAAAtgaaacaaactgacaaacatgCTTGTTTCAATCTACATGCAAGTTTtaaaccacacctgctccaaatTTCCATCATGTTTTTTGTTGATTCACTGACTGTATTTTGCAAGGTTCATGGAGCCATACTAAAATATGACATGGAGCAAAATGGAGTGGAATGGGGAGCAAAATGGGGCCTAGAATTACAGTACATTTAGCTACATGCACTCAATTATAACAACACGAACTTTACATCATAAATTACTCACATAATAAAATATGCTTAATGCAAAATTGATGCCACAATCCATCTCAGAAGCCAATACCAACAACATTTCATCCCATTTTGGTGATTATTGGTAAACTTGGTGACTGGGCATGTTATCTCCGATTGTCACCTCATCtcgtaatagtgcagcagataaatcaaAATTTTCATCAGAACACTTCAGTTTGTGACAAAAGTCTCAAATTTGGTGCATGTGTTCTTCAGAGGGATTTTTTTATATTCACTGGATGGCCAGTGGTGGCCACagttccgataattatcgaagataatgttttcattatcggatgatCTTTTTAgacaactttaaaaaccattatcggactaattttcttgcgataaatttttgtccgataacgtgataaataaagctgaacagctacaaatatttataaaacttaaaatcagttgagcacctacctgttaaatgtttcatagctgatgtgtagttttaccctctgcaaaacagagaagagctgctttaagaagaacctgctctattttgaaggttttagtgtggatatatgctgtgcccagcagtgcattatgggtaggatagggtaatctcagtacattcacgacatgagaaatgcatttcagagactctgttcaggctctatggacaacagcattaaactctagtgcctaaaatgctcgtgaatatattctctgggtttatagatgttgttattgtgtctgcatttattaaattccacgcattttaaatgtagcagatatGGATTATCTGgagttttgttttggcaagttttcaaggtctctactgccatctactggccagtagtgttcattcgccctattgacttatcccataatcccttgcgtgccagagagtcgctgcagtcaaacaatataGAGAATCAGCACGATgatagttgtaaatgaatattatactaccaaaatgtaattttttatacttttcatcatgttaataagagactgctgcatgataccctgaaaacttgctaaaacaattataacaaataatccctgtctgttacatttaatctgcatggaatttaataaacgcaaacggaATTTcagacataaaataaacacaataacaatgtctaaaaacccagagaatatattcatgagagttttaggcacaatataaaaatagttttatgttgcaatgttaatggtgtctgTGTGCaatggttaaagtgcagcatgatcagagcatctcagtgcattctcaatgttactgagatctcgcagcgcggcgacctcttcgaagttttgcgggatttgaaacatcaatcgggcgaatagccaacatttatgtgtcaagacaataatgagtgcacattttagaatataataaaatgtgtgcacaatataataaaacgtgctcacaacatcataaaacgtgcacacaatataataaagtgagcacacattctctccacatgcaaaacattttgcaatgacacttccagggctccgtaaaaatgcctgtttttacaaatacaaaaatggaatattttacaaaagcgcatttatctgtaaacaccaacacacgacacatgtcacattaacgtgttggtttacataatgaatacaacaataatacaataataataataataataataatacaaaactgGATCGTGCAAGAAAAAGACGAGCTATAGCCGAAGCAGGTGCCAAGGCAGAAACACAAGCTAAGCAGTGGCGAAAGAGTCATAACAATGACACCTgcatttttgtgaaaaaatggcaCCTGCGACAGATCTTCACAATGTCATGACAAAGAATGTGGACAAAAAAACTGCAAGAGTATGCTGAAACTCTGAATGATGGTGCACTTCTGGCAAAATTAGCTGCAGGAGATGCAATGGCACAAGAGCTGAAATACCATCTGGCATGTCtcacaaaatataaaaacaatgTGAGATCTCACCTTAGGAGTCTTGAGAAAGAACAGAATGAGAGTGAACAGGAAGATCCATATCCACTAGTTCTGACAGAACTggtaaactacaacccctggcaaaaattatggaatcaccggcctcggaggatgttcattcagttgtttaattttgtagaaaaaaagcagatcacagacatgacacaaaaactaaagtaatttcaaatggcaactttctggctttaagaaacactataagaaatcaggaaaaaaattgtggcagtcagtaacggttacttttttagaccaagcagaggggaaaaaaatatggactcactcaattctgaggaataaattatggaatcaccctgtaaattttcatccccaaaactaacacctgcatcaaatcagatctgctcgttagtctgcatctaaaaaggagtgatcacaccttggagagctgttgcaccaagtggactgacatgaatcatggctccaacacgagagatgtcaattgaaacaaaggagaggattatcaaactcttaaaagagggtaaatcatcacgcaatgttgcaaaagatgttggttgttcacagtcagctgtgtctaaactctggaccaaatacaaacaacatgggaaggttgttaaaggcaaacatactggtagaccaaggaa is part of the Thalassophryne amazonica chromosome 11, fThaAma1.1, whole genome shotgun sequence genome and harbors:
- the qdpra gene encoding quinoid dihydropteridine reductase a, which produces MASTNRVIVYGGRGALGSVCVQHFKSKGWWVANIDMTANEEANENVIVKATNCLNEQAEQVMTEVGQVLGEQKVDAILCVAGGWAGGNCASKDLFKNIDLVWKQSVWTSAISSQLAAKHLKPGGLLTLTGAKPALKGTGGMVGYGMAKAAVHQLCQSLACKNSGLPSEASAVAILPVTLDTPMNRKFMPDADVSSWTPLLYVVELFFSWASRVDRPASGTLLQLVTSGGQTEAVAAL